One stretch of Pseudomonas sp. NC02 DNA includes these proteins:
- the mrdA gene encoding penicillin-binding protein 2: MTQPIRIKDHEKDARLVRARVVFGAILVVALLGVLIARLYFLQVIQYDYHSTLSENNRVHVQPIPPTRGLIFDRNGVVVADNRPSFSLSMTRERSGDWQQILDVIVEVLQLTPEDRVIFEKRMKQGRRPFEPVPILFELTEEQIARIAVNQFRLPGVEVVAQLVRHYPQGAHFAHSVGYMGRINEKELKTLDPVNYSGTHHIGKTGIERFYEPELHGQVGYEEVETNARGRVLRVLKRTDPVPGKDIVLSLDIKLQEAAEMALGGRRGAVVALDPSTGEVLAMVSQPSFDPNLFVTGISFKAYAELRDSIDRPLFNRVLRGLYPPGSTIKPAVAIAGLDSGVVTASSRVFDPGYYMLPNYDHKYRNWNRTGDGYVDLDTAIMRSNDTYFYDLAHKLGIDRLSAYMGKFGLGQKVSLDMFEESPGLMPSREWKRATRRQAWFPGETLILGIGQGYMQATPLQLAQATALVANKGVWNRPHLAKTIEGERPVDENPIPDIVLRDPSDWTKVNHGMQQVMHGARGTARKAAAGAQYRIAGKSGTAQVVAIKQGEKYDRSKVQERHRDHALFVGFAPADNPKIVVAVMVENGESGSGVAAPVVRQIMDAWLLTEDGKLKPEYGGTPSSVEATALEE; encoded by the coding sequence ATGACCCAGCCGATCCGCATCAAGGACCACGAGAAAGACGCACGTCTTGTACGCGCGCGGGTGGTCTTTGGCGCGATTTTGGTGGTGGCATTGCTGGGGGTGCTGATTGCGCGCCTGTATTTCCTGCAGGTGATCCAGTACGACTATCACTCCACATTGTCGGAAAACAACCGGGTGCACGTGCAGCCGATTCCGCCGACCCGTGGGCTGATTTTCGACCGCAATGGCGTGGTGGTAGCGGATAACCGGCCCAGCTTCAGCCTGAGCATGACCCGCGAACGCTCCGGTGACTGGCAGCAGATCCTCGATGTGATCGTCGAGGTGCTGCAACTGACGCCGGAAGACCGGGTGATTTTCGAAAAGCGCATGAAACAGGGGCGCCGGCCGTTTGAGCCGGTGCCGATCCTGTTCGAGCTGACCGAAGAGCAGATCGCCCGGATCGCGGTGAACCAGTTCCGTCTGCCGGGTGTGGAAGTGGTGGCGCAGTTGGTTCGCCACTACCCGCAAGGGGCGCACTTTGCGCATTCGGTCGGCTACATGGGCCGGATCAACGAGAAAGAGCTGAAGACCCTCGACCCGGTCAACTACAGCGGCACCCACCATATCGGCAAGACCGGCATCGAGCGTTTCTACGAGCCGGAACTGCACGGCCAGGTGGGTTACGAGGAAGTCGAGACCAACGCCCGTGGCCGCGTGCTGCGGGTGCTCAAGCGTACCGACCCGGTGCCCGGCAAGGACATCGTGCTGAGCCTGGACATCAAGTTGCAGGAAGCGGCGGAGATGGCCCTGGGCGGGCGTCGGGGTGCCGTGGTGGCACTGGATCCGAGCACTGGCGAAGTGCTGGCGATGGTCAGCCAGCCAAGTTTTGACCCCAACCTGTTTGTCACCGGGATCAGCTTCAAGGCCTACGCCGAGCTGCGTGATTCCATCGACCGGCCGCTGTTCAACCGCGTATTGCGCGGCCTGTATCCGCCGGGCTCGACCATCAAGCCGGCGGTAGCGATTGCCGGCCTGGACTCGGGCGTGGTCACGGCATCGAGCCGGGTGTTCGACCCCGGCTACTACATGCTGCCCAACTACGATCACAAATACCGTAACTGGAACCGCACCGGCGACGGTTATGTGGACCTGGATACGGCGATCATGCGTTCCAACGACACCTACTTCTATGACCTGGCCCACAAGCTGGGGATTGATCGGCTGTCGGCCTACATGGGCAAGTTCGGCCTTGGTCAGAAAGTCTCCCTGGACATGTTCGAAGAGTCCCCGGGCCTGATGCCGTCCCGCGAGTGGAAGCGTGCGACCCGGCGCCAGGCGTGGTTCCCGGGCGAAACCCTGATCCTGGGGATCGGCCAGGGCTACATGCAGGCCACGCCGCTGCAACTGGCCCAGGCCACCGCACTGGTGGCCAACAAGGGTGTGTGGAACCGCCCGCACCTGGCCAAGACCATCGAGGGCGAACGCCCGGTGGACGAAAACCCGATTCCCGACATTGTGCTGCGCGACCCGTCCGACTGGACCAAGGTTAACCACGGCATGCAGCAAGTGATGCACGGCGCCCGGGGTACCGCTCGTAAAGCGGCAGCCGGCGCGCAATACCGGATTGCCGGCAAGAGCGGTACGGCCCAGGTGGTCGCGATCAAGCAGGGCGAGAAATACGACCGCTCCAAGGTTCAGGAACGCCACCGTGACCACGCCTTGTTCGTCGGCTTTGCTCCGGCCGACAACCCGAAGATCGTCGTGGCGGTGATGGTCGAGAACGGTGAATCCGGTTCCGGCGTAGCAGCGCCCGTGGTGCGGCAGATCATGGATGCCTGGCTGTTGACCGAAGACGGCAAGCTCAAGCCCGAATATGGCGGCACCCCATCCAGTGTGGAGGCTACGGCCCTTGAAGAGTAA
- the rlmH gene encoding 23S rRNA (pseudouridine(1915)-N(3))-methyltransferase RlmH, producing the protein MRLRLIAVGSRMPKWVEEGWHEYAKRLPSELALELVEIPLNTRGKNADVARFIRQEGEAMLAKVGPNERIVTLEVHGKPWSTEQLAVELDRWRLDSRTVNFMVGGPEGLAPEVCARADQRWSLSPLTLPHPLVRILIGEQLYRAWTVLSGHPYHK; encoded by the coding sequence GTGCGCCTGCGTCTGATCGCTGTCGGTTCACGCATGCCCAAGTGGGTGGAAGAAGGCTGGCATGAATATGCCAAGCGCCTGCCATCCGAATTGGCGCTGGAACTGGTGGAAATACCGCTCAATACCCGGGGCAAGAATGCCGACGTGGCCCGCTTTATCCGTCAGGAAGGCGAAGCCATGCTGGCCAAGGTCGGGCCCAACGAGCGGATCGTGACCCTCGAAGTGCACGGCAAGCCCTGGAGCACCGAGCAGTTGGCGGTGGAACTGGATCGCTGGCGCCTGGATTCGCGCACGGTCAACTTCATGGTCGGCGGCCCCGAGGGGCTGGCGCCGGAAGTGTGCGCGCGGGCGGACCAGCGCTGGTCGCTGTCGCCCCTGACACTGCCGCACCCGCTGGTAAGAATTCTGATCGGTGAACAGCTGTATCGCGCCTGGACAGTTCTGTCCGGGCACCCTTACCACAAATAA
- the nadD gene encoding nicotinate-nucleotide adenylyltransferase, with protein sequence MGKRIGLLGGTFDPVHIGHLRSALEVADALGLDELRLAPNARPPHRDTPQVSAQQRLEMVRLAVAGIAPLVVDDRELKRDKPSYTVDTLELMRAELAADDQLFLLLGWDAFCGLPTWHRWEELLQHCHILVLQRPDADAESPDALRNLLAARSVSDPLALTGPSGNIAFVWQTPLAVSATQIRQLLASGKSVRFLVPDAVLAYIDAHGLYRASN encoded by the coding sequence ATGGGTAAACGCATCGGGCTGCTCGGCGGCACCTTCGACCCCGTGCACATCGGCCATTTGCGCAGTGCACTGGAAGTCGCGGACGCCCTCGGGCTGGATGAACTGCGCCTGGCACCGAATGCCCGGCCGCCCCATCGCGATACGCCGCAGGTGTCTGCGCAGCAGCGCCTGGAGATGGTCCGCCTCGCTGTGGCCGGCATTGCACCGCTGGTGGTGGACGACCGCGAACTCAAGCGCGACAAACCGTCCTACACTGTCGACACCCTGGAACTGATGCGGGCCGAGTTGGCCGCGGATGACCAGTTATTTCTACTTTTGGGCTGGGACGCGTTTTGCGGCCTGCCCACTTGGCACCGCTGGGAAGAGTTGCTCCAGCATTGCCACATCCTGGTGCTGCAACGCCCGGATGCCGACGCAGAATCGCCGGATGCCTTGCGCAACCTGCTGGCGGCGCGGTCGGTAAGTGACCCTTTGGCCCTGACCGGGCCGAGCGGGAATATTGCATTCGTCTGGCAAACCCCGCTTGCGGTGTCTGCCACCCAGATCCGTCAACTGCTGGCCAGCGGGAAGTCGGTACGTTTCCTGGTGCCTGACGCGGTCCTGGCCTACATCGATGCGCACGGGCTTTACCGTGCGTCGAACTGA
- the rsfS gene encoding ribosome silencing factor, with product MTNKDVSKVKRKGTFKSAPLPVEAHTGPELAGEELVKVAVAALEDVKAQDIQVLDVRDKQSITDFMIIATGTSNRQIGAMLDKVREAVKAQGVKPLGEEGKGDSDWVLLDMDDVIVHMMTSNARQFYDLERLWKGAEQSRAADGKHHSPEVGHAHFDKLNKDQE from the coding sequence ATGACGAACAAAGACGTAAGCAAAGTTAAGCGCAAAGGCACGTTCAAGAGCGCTCCTCTGCCAGTAGAAGCCCACACCGGCCCTGAGCTGGCCGGCGAAGAGCTGGTGAAGGTTGCCGTGGCTGCCCTGGAAGACGTGAAGGCCCAGGACATCCAGGTCCTGGACGTGCGCGACAAGCAGAGCATCACCGACTTCATGATCATCGCCACCGGTACCTCCAACCGCCAGATCGGCGCGATGCTGGACAAGGTTCGCGAAGCGGTCAAAGCCCAGGGCGTCAAGCCATTGGGTGAAGAAGGCAAGGGCGACAGCGACTGGGTACTGCTGGACATGGACGACGTGATCGTTCACATGATGACCAGCAACGCCCGTCAGTTCTACGACCTGGAGCGTCTGTGGAAAGGCGCCGAGCAGAGCCGTGCCGCCGATGGCAAGCACCACAGCCCTGAAGTCGGCCACGCGCACTTCGACAAGCTCAACAAAGACCAGGAATAA